Proteins encoded in a region of the Ornithodoros turicata isolate Travis chromosome 3, ASM3712646v1, whole genome shotgun sequence genome:
- the LOC135388029 gene encoding zinc finger protein 14-like isoform X1 — translation MTKNIDISTTTSEVEADTTDAAAEVLQDLAGGHRCLSCNSDFESNDQLVEHSVACLETSKTPPVVSGATATDNESYVELLSGFGNSCIVCGAAFKSWTRLRRHMTSHDPVPNDMKWFSRCRLANGTIRCRICGKLQRSMLRLRYHYSSHVHAQIFSCPKCPGTYKTSRDVVNHFRRAHVPTYKCSQCNFATAYYKVFRSHELKHSGITPKERCEACFKFLEKNVLLRHYYQHTGEKPYPCQQCDSGFVIASRLKRHVREVHGSEKRTSDHTGSKRRRVQAHRDAVGDDGLPGLNNRCVVCGETFALWNLLRAHMATHDPAPQDSRLLDECRLADGTIQCLVCGKFQPDMAHLRGHYACHTDARIFTCPKCPRAQKTSNHFIAHYRRAHTAFNQTYKCSQCDFTTIYVGTLRNHESIHAGTNKERCEACFKFISKDKLLVHYYRHTGEKPHACIQCTSGFATTSELTRHIRRVHGNEKSASGHTGLKRRRARARSEDLTVDGLPGLNNQCIVCGEKFPLWKLLRMHMKTHDPVPHDSRLLTDCRLPDGTIQCLVCGKINGSMADLRIHYASHTNDRIFECPKCPLALKTSSVFLTHFKTAHTTLARVYKCNQCDFKTIYGRRQLRIHQLKHSRIPQTERCEVCFKLFAKHTLVLHYYQHTDEKPHACQQCSSRFVLASQLKNHVTHVHESRTLASHNGKPKRRAPQVRAELLPSTGLPGLHNRCIVCGKTFLLWHLLRAHMRTHDPVPQDLRWFDDCRSANGTIQCLICGKVLGKMAALRRHYHVHTNVRTFSCPNCPGTYRTSGEFLTHFRRAHSTLARIYKCGQCDFKTIYSGTYHGHVREHAGIPLRERCEVCFKVFFKNSMLHHYHRHTGEKPYACLQCSCRYICVSQLKHHVKRVHEGKKRAVNHTGRNKGRRTQVGHSK, via the exons ATGACTAAGAACATAGACATCTCGACTACTACTTCAGAAGTCGAAGCTGACACTACAGACGCGGCAGCTGAAGTGCTGCAAGACCTTGCAGGCGGTCACAGATGCCTCTCCTGCAATTCGGATTTCGAGAGTAATGATCAACTGGTGGAGCACAGCGTTGCCTGTCTGGAG ACATCTAAGACACCTCCTGTGGTATCCGGTGCAACTGCTACTGATAACGAGTCATATGTTGAATTACTATCTGGTTTTGGAAACAGTTGCATTGTTTGCGGTGCTGCCTTCAAATCCTGGACTCGACTCCGGAGGCACATGACATCACACGACCCG GTTCCCAATGATATGAAGTGGTTCAGTCGCTGTCGCTTGGCGAACGGCACCATACGGTGTCGTATCTGCGGCAAGCTCCAGAGAAGCATGCTCCGTCTTCGCTACCACTACTCCAGCCACGTGCACGCTCAGATCTTCAGTTGTCCAAAGTGTCCGGGCACCTACAAGACAAGCCGAGATGTCGTTAACCACTTCAGGAGAGCACACGTTCCGACATATAAATGCAGTCAGTGCAACTTCGCGACTGCCTACTACAAAGTTTTCCGTAGCCACGAACTAAAACATTCCGGGATTACACCTAAAGAACGCTGTGAAGCTTGCTTCAAGTTCTTAGAAAAGAATGTACTTTTACGTCACTATTACCAACATACGGGCGAAAAACCCTATCCGTGCCAACAGTGCGACTCCGGCTTTGTGATCGCCTCGAGGCTAAAGCGCCATGTCCGAGAAGTACATGGGAGCGAAAAACGTACGTCTGACCATACGGGATCCAAGAGACGTCGAGTACAG GCACACAGAGATGCCGTTGGTGACGACGGTCTACCAGGATTGAATAATCGATGCGTCGTTTGTGGCGAGACATTCGCCCTGTGGAATTTACTGCGGGCGCACATGGCAACACACGATCCG GCTCCGCAGGATTCGAGGCTGTTGGACGAGTGCCGCTTGGCGGACGGGACCATCCAGTGCCTTGTCTGCGGCAAATTTCAACCAGACATGGCCCACCTCCGCGGCCATTATGCGTGTCACACAGATGCTCGCATCTTCACTTGTCCAAAGTGTCCACGTGCTCAGAAGACAAGCAACCATTTCATAGCGCACTACAGGAGGGCCCACACTGCGTTCAACCAGACTTATAAATGTAGTCAGTGCGACTTCACGACCATCTACGTGGGAACTTTACGCAACCACGAATCAATACATGCTGGTACAAACAAAGAACGGTGTGAAGCTTGCTTCAAATTCATCTCAAAGGATAAGCTGTTAGTCCACTATTACCGACATACGGGTGAGAAACCACATGCGTGCATACAATGCACCTCCGGCTTTGCCACCACCTCAGAGCTAACGCGCCATATCCGTCGCGTGCATGGGAACGAGAAAAGTGCTTCTGGCCATACGGGACTCAAGAGACGACGAGCACGG GCACGCAGCGAGGATCTTACGGTCGACGGTCTACCTGGCTTGAATAATCAGTGCATCGTCTGCGGCGAAAAATTCCCCCTATGGAAATTACTGCGGATGCACATGAAAACACACGATCCT GTTCCCCACGACTCCAGATTGCTGACCGATTGCCGCTTACCAGACGGGACCATCCAGTGCCTTGTCTGTGGTAAAATAAACGGAAGCATGGCCGATCTTCGTATCCATTATGCGAGTCACACAAATGATCGCATCTTCGAGTGTCCAAAGTGTCCGCTTGCCCTGAAGACAAGCTCCGTTTTCCTGACGCACTTCAAGACCGCCCACACTACGCTGGCACGGGTCTATAAATGTAACCAGTGCGACTTCAAGACTATCTACGGCCGTCGTCAGTTACGTATTCATCAGTTAAAGCATTCCCGAATTCCCCAAACAGAGCGGTGTGAGGTCTGCTTCAAGCTCTTCGCAAAGCACACACTTGTACTTCACTATTACCAGCATACGGACGAAAAACCGCATGCATGCCAGCAGTGCAGTTCCCGCTTCGTCTTGGCCTCACAGCTGAAAAACCATGTCACACATGTGCATGAGAGTAGGACACTTGCTTCTCACAATGGGAAACCCAAAAGGCGTGCACCACAG GTACGTGCCGAGCTTCTTCCAAGCACCGGCCTTCCAGGCTTACATAATCGATGTATCGTCTGCGGCAAGACATTCCTCCTGTGGCATTTACTGCGGGCACACATGAGAACACACGATCCT GTACCCCAGGATTTGAGATGGTTCGACGATTGCCGTTCGGCAAACGGTACCATCCAATGTCTCATCTGCGGTAAAGTCCTAGGAAAAATGGCCGCTCTCCGCCGCCATTACCATGTCCACACGAATGTTCGTACTTTCAGCTGTCCAAACTGTCCAGGCACCTACAGGACAAGCGGAGAGTTCCTTACTCACTTCAGGAGGGCCCACAGCACGCTCGCTCGTATCTATAAATGTGGCCAGTGCGACTTCAAGACTATCTACAGCGGTACTTATCATGGGCACGTGCGAGAACATGCTGGCATTCCTCTAAGAGAACGGTGCGAAGTTTGCTTCAAAGTGTTTTTCAAGAACTCGATGTTGCATCACTATCATCGACATACGGGCGAGAAACCGTATGCGTGCCTACAGTGCAGCTGCCGCTACATCTGCGTCTCACAGCTAAAACATCACGTCAAACGCGTGCATGAGGGAAAGAAACGCGCTGTTAATCACACTGGGCGCAATAAGGGACGACGAACCCAAGTGGGACACTCGAAGTAA
- the LOC135388029 gene encoding zinc finger protein 14-like isoform X2: MTKNIDISTTTSEVEADTTDAAAEVLQDLAGGHRCLSCNSDFESNDQLVEHSVACLETSKTPPVVSGATATDNESYVELLSGFGNSCIVCGAAFKSWTRLRRHMTSHDPVPNDMKWFSRCRLANGTIRCRICGKLQRSMLRLRYHYSSHVHAQIFSCPKCPGTYKTSRDVVNHFRRAHVPTYKCSQCNFATAYYKVFRSHELKHSGITPKERCEACFKFLEKNVLLRHYYQHTGEKPYPCQQCDSGFVIASRLKRHVREVHGSEKRTSDHTGSKRRRVQAHRDAVGDDGLPGLNNRCVVCGETFALWNLLRAHMATHDPAPQDSRLLDECRLADGTIQCLVCGKFQPDMAHLRGHYACHTDARIFTCPKCPRAQKTSNHFIAHYRRAHTAFNQTYKCSQCDFTTIYVGTLRNHESIHAGTNKERCEACFKFISKDKLLVHYYRHTGEKPHACIQCTSGFATTSELTRHIRRVHGNEKSASGHTGLKRRRARVPHDSRLLTDCRLPDGTIQCLVCGKINGSMADLRIHYASHTNDRIFECPKCPLALKTSSVFLTHFKTAHTTLARVYKCNQCDFKTIYGRRQLRIHQLKHSRIPQTERCEVCFKLFAKHTLVLHYYQHTDEKPHACQQCSSRFVLASQLKNHVTHVHESRTLASHNGKPKRRAPQVRAELLPSTGLPGLHNRCIVCGKTFLLWHLLRAHMRTHDPVPQDLRWFDDCRSANGTIQCLICGKVLGKMAALRRHYHVHTNVRTFSCPNCPGTYRTSGEFLTHFRRAHSTLARIYKCGQCDFKTIYSGTYHGHVREHAGIPLRERCEVCFKVFFKNSMLHHYHRHTGEKPYACLQCSCRYICVSQLKHHVKRVHEGKKRAVNHTGRNKGRRTQVGHSK; the protein is encoded by the exons ATGACTAAGAACATAGACATCTCGACTACTACTTCAGAAGTCGAAGCTGACACTACAGACGCGGCAGCTGAAGTGCTGCAAGACCTTGCAGGCGGTCACAGATGCCTCTCCTGCAATTCGGATTTCGAGAGTAATGATCAACTGGTGGAGCACAGCGTTGCCTGTCTGGAG ACATCTAAGACACCTCCTGTGGTATCCGGTGCAACTGCTACTGATAACGAGTCATATGTTGAATTACTATCTGGTTTTGGAAACAGTTGCATTGTTTGCGGTGCTGCCTTCAAATCCTGGACTCGACTCCGGAGGCACATGACATCACACGACCCG GTTCCCAATGATATGAAGTGGTTCAGTCGCTGTCGCTTGGCGAACGGCACCATACGGTGTCGTATCTGCGGCAAGCTCCAGAGAAGCATGCTCCGTCTTCGCTACCACTACTCCAGCCACGTGCACGCTCAGATCTTCAGTTGTCCAAAGTGTCCGGGCACCTACAAGACAAGCCGAGATGTCGTTAACCACTTCAGGAGAGCACACGTTCCGACATATAAATGCAGTCAGTGCAACTTCGCGACTGCCTACTACAAAGTTTTCCGTAGCCACGAACTAAAACATTCCGGGATTACACCTAAAGAACGCTGTGAAGCTTGCTTCAAGTTCTTAGAAAAGAATGTACTTTTACGTCACTATTACCAACATACGGGCGAAAAACCCTATCCGTGCCAACAGTGCGACTCCGGCTTTGTGATCGCCTCGAGGCTAAAGCGCCATGTCCGAGAAGTACATGGGAGCGAAAAACGTACGTCTGACCATACGGGATCCAAGAGACGTCGAGTACAG GCACACAGAGATGCCGTTGGTGACGACGGTCTACCAGGATTGAATAATCGATGCGTCGTTTGTGGCGAGACATTCGCCCTGTGGAATTTACTGCGGGCGCACATGGCAACACACGATCCG GCTCCGCAGGATTCGAGGCTGTTGGACGAGTGCCGCTTGGCGGACGGGACCATCCAGTGCCTTGTCTGCGGCAAATTTCAACCAGACATGGCCCACCTCCGCGGCCATTATGCGTGTCACACAGATGCTCGCATCTTCACTTGTCCAAAGTGTCCACGTGCTCAGAAGACAAGCAACCATTTCATAGCGCACTACAGGAGGGCCCACACTGCGTTCAACCAGACTTATAAATGTAGTCAGTGCGACTTCACGACCATCTACGTGGGAACTTTACGCAACCACGAATCAATACATGCTGGTACAAACAAAGAACGGTGTGAAGCTTGCTTCAAATTCATCTCAAAGGATAAGCTGTTAGTCCACTATTACCGACATACGGGTGAGAAACCACATGCGTGCATACAATGCACCTCCGGCTTTGCCACCACCTCAGAGCTAACGCGCCATATCCGTCGCGTGCATGGGAACGAGAAAAGTGCTTCTGGCCATACGGGACTCAAGAGACGACGAGCACGG GTTCCCCACGACTCCAGATTGCTGACCGATTGCCGCTTACCAGACGGGACCATCCAGTGCCTTGTCTGTGGTAAAATAAACGGAAGCATGGCCGATCTTCGTATCCATTATGCGAGTCACACAAATGATCGCATCTTCGAGTGTCCAAAGTGTCCGCTTGCCCTGAAGACAAGCTCCGTTTTCCTGACGCACTTCAAGACCGCCCACACTACGCTGGCACGGGTCTATAAATGTAACCAGTGCGACTTCAAGACTATCTACGGCCGTCGTCAGTTACGTATTCATCAGTTAAAGCATTCCCGAATTCCCCAAACAGAGCGGTGTGAGGTCTGCTTCAAGCTCTTCGCAAAGCACACACTTGTACTTCACTATTACCAGCATACGGACGAAAAACCGCATGCATGCCAGCAGTGCAGTTCCCGCTTCGTCTTGGCCTCACAGCTGAAAAACCATGTCACACATGTGCATGAGAGTAGGACACTTGCTTCTCACAATGGGAAACCCAAAAGGCGTGCACCACAG GTACGTGCCGAGCTTCTTCCAAGCACCGGCCTTCCAGGCTTACATAATCGATGTATCGTCTGCGGCAAGACATTCCTCCTGTGGCATTTACTGCGGGCACACATGAGAACACACGATCCT GTACCCCAGGATTTGAGATGGTTCGACGATTGCCGTTCGGCAAACGGTACCATCCAATGTCTCATCTGCGGTAAAGTCCTAGGAAAAATGGCCGCTCTCCGCCGCCATTACCATGTCCACACGAATGTTCGTACTTTCAGCTGTCCAAACTGTCCAGGCACCTACAGGACAAGCGGAGAGTTCCTTACTCACTTCAGGAGGGCCCACAGCACGCTCGCTCGTATCTATAAATGTGGCCAGTGCGACTTCAAGACTATCTACAGCGGTACTTATCATGGGCACGTGCGAGAACATGCTGGCATTCCTCTAAGAGAACGGTGCGAAGTTTGCTTCAAAGTGTTTTTCAAGAACTCGATGTTGCATCACTATCATCGACATACGGGCGAGAAACCGTATGCGTGCCTACAGTGCAGCTGCCGCTACATCTGCGTCTCACAGCTAAAACATCACGTCAAACGCGTGCATGAGGGAAAGAAACGCGCTGTTAATCACACTGGGCGCAATAAGGGACGACGAACCCAAGTGGGACACTCGAAGTAA
- the LOC135388031 gene encoding zinc finger protein ZFP2-like has translation MDISTDTASGVASEVTNATLQVLQDVGDSYRCPPCPPLLPPVLSPSVNQCLSCNLGFDSIDQLLVHNVACHETRQSLHAVPVAPDTDDEADGGLPSLGHKCIVCGDVIEPWAALRRHMTSHDPTPPDAAFFNDWRMADGTFRCPICGQTVSRLRRHYARHTNVRTFCCPQCPRTYKTSLHFLVHFRRIHTTLVRTYKCDQCDFTTTYGHILRSHTLRHAGITQGERCEVCFKLIKKGGLLYHLYQHTGERSYKCQYCHSGFILPSLLRRHVGRMHGRVERPSDHEGRKRHPAQAPVEALSDDGLPGLDNQCVVCGKTFSLWHLLRTHMQTHDSAPSDPRLLDTCRLADGTIQCLICGKHQDNMSSLRCHYRRHTDVHPFNCPRCPRTYKTAYRFIAHFKRAHTSLARIYRCDLCDFTTFHSYILRRHNLKHDGIVERERCEVCFKMIGKTKLRYHYLIHTDEKPHVCNVCGKGFRVGTLLRRHIAYVHLGKKHKYERRDCHVCGVKVHAQSLESHMRRHTDEPTNVCCICGRHFYSLKRYILHMERMHVRIKDRKCPVCQKAFYDAWEVSQHMPVHVDEKRFKCEVCGKGFKWKHKIGDHMKTHSEERPFKCELCGEAFKWKHNLANHVRAKHK, from the exons ATGGACATCTCGACTGATACAGCTTCGGGCGTCGCAAGTGAAGTTACAAACGCGACGCTTCAAGTCTTGCAGGATGTTGGAGACAGTTACAGATGTCCCCCCTGTCCACCATTGCTTCctcctgttctctctccatctgtcaacca ATGCCTCTCCTGCAATTTAGGCTTCGACAGCATCGATCAACTCTTGGTGCACAACGTTGCCTGTCACGAG ACACGCCAGTCACTTCATGCGGTGCCTGTTGCACCTGACACTGATGATGAGGCGGACGGTGGATTGCCTAGTTTGGGACATAAATGCATCGTCTGTGGTGACGTCATCGAACCCTGGGCTGCACTCCGTAGgcacatgacgtcacacgaTCCG ACACCACCTGATGCAGCCTTCTTTAACGACTGGCGCATGGCAGACGGAACCTTTAGATGTCCCATTTGTGGTCAAACTGTGAGCAGGCTTCGCCGCCATTACGCCCGCCACACGAATGTTCGCACGTTCTGCTGTCCACAGTGTCCGCGTACCTACAAGACAAGCTTACACTTCCTTGTCCACTTCAGGAGGATTCACACTACGCTAGTTCGCACTTATAAATGTGACCAGTGCGATTTTACGACTACTTATGGCCACATTTTACGTAGTCACACGTTGAGACATGCTGGCATAACTCAGGGAGAACGGTGCGAAGTTTGCTTCAAGCTCATCAAAAAGGGCGGTCTTCTATACCACCTCTACCAGCATACGGGTGAAAGGTCATATAAGTGCCAATACTGTCACTCCGGCTTCATCCTTCCTTCACTCCTAAGACGCCATGTCGGACGCATGCATGGGAGAGTGGAACGCCCTTCTGACCATGAGGGACGCAAGAGACATCCAGCACAG GCTCCCGTAGAGGCACTCTCAGACGACGGCCTACCGGGCTTGGACAACCAATGTGTCGTCTGTGGCAAGACATTCTCCCTGTGGCATCTACTGCGAACACACATGCAGACGCATGATTCT GCTCCGTCGGATCCAAGATTATTGGACACCTGCCGCTTGGCGGATGGAACTATTCAGTGTCTTATCTGCGGTAAACACCAAGACAACATGAGCAGTCTTCGCTGTCACTACAGGCGTCACACCGACGTTCATCCTTTCAACTGCCCAAGGTGTCCACGTACATACAAGACGGCTTACCGCTTTATCGCCCACTTCAAAAGAGCTCACACATCACTAGCCCGGATTTATCGATGTGATCTGTGCGATTTCACGACCTTCCACTCATACATACTACGCAGACATAATCTGAAACATGATGGTATCGTTGAAAGAGAACGTTGCGAGGTATGCTTCAAGATGATCGGGAAGACGAAATTGCGGTACCATTACCTTATTCACACAGACGAGAAACCGCACGTTTGCAACGTGTGCGGCAAAGGATTTCGTGTTGGAACACTTCTGAGACGACATATTGCTTACGTACACTTGGGCAAGAAACACAAGTACGAACGCAGAGACTGTCATGTGTGTGGTGTGAAGGTACATGCCCAATCTTTAGAGTCACACATGCGGCGTCACACCGACGAACCTACCAACGTCTGCTGCATCTGTGGGAGGCACTTCTACAGCCTCAAGAGATATATCCTTCATATGGAGAGAATGCACGTACGCATCAAAGATCGGAAATGCCCGGTCTGCCAGAAGGCATTCTACGATGCCTGGGAGGTGTCTCAACACATGCCGGTGCACGTGGACGAGAAGCGGTTCAAGTGCGAAGTGTGCGGGAAAGGGTTCAAGTGGAAGCACAAGATCGGGGACCACATGAAGACACACAGTGAGGAGCGCCCCTTTAAATGCGAGCTCTGCGGGGAAGCGTTTAAGTGGAAGCATAATCTGGCCAACCACGTGCGAGCAAAACACAAATGA